A window of the Myxococcus fulvus genome harbors these coding sequences:
- a CDS encoding sensor histidine kinase, with amino-acid sequence MSRRADAAPQRDSPGGADDLTHLEGQGTVQVYMSPSPSAVSIPSTDTPVIPSGAMPAAPADEAALSAEARLCVLREMMSEAFLCLDAQGRIREVNGRAAALLGVPAQELQGQEPWTAEPALAGTVLHERLMAALSTREGGRFLAELPSRVWLDVNVRVVGEETWVLAADITRRQRAESEVARTEERFRQLGERFQVALDSAQMAVWETNVATGQVFRSEGHDRLYGYPHPLAEWTHERFIESLHPDDRPAVQTQLKDIAAGRTDAYVSTYRTHWPDGSWHWLTSRARVLRDATGKVMVVRGALLDITALKETEFALQEAVRTRDDFLSLASHELRTPLTSLRLQAQLLRRLAEGNAQETLGSPKVQAKLDATERQLRRLGALVDNLLDVSRIRTGKLDFHFSDGDLAAVVADLVARFGDEARHTGVPLSAKVDGPMEGRFDRLRMEQVVSNLLSNALRYGAGNPVSLSLTRHGDKAKLTVCDSGPGVPVKDRERIFERFTQGDNARRQGGMGLGLYIVRQIVEAHGGHIHVEDTPGGGATFAVELPL; translated from the coding sequence ATGTCCCGACGTGCGGACGCCGCGCCGCAGCGTGATTCCCCAGGCGGAGCGGATGACTTGACGCATTTGGAGGGCCAGGGGACGGTTCAGGTCTACATGAGCCCCTCGCCGTCCGCCGTGTCCATCCCCTCCACGGACACCCCCGTCATCCCCTCGGGAGCCATGCCCGCAGCGCCCGCCGACGAAGCAGCGCTCTCCGCCGAGGCCCGCCTGTGCGTGCTGCGGGAGATGATGAGCGAGGCGTTCCTCTGCCTGGATGCCCAGGGGCGCATCCGCGAGGTGAATGGCCGCGCCGCCGCGCTGCTCGGCGTACCCGCCCAGGAGCTGCAGGGCCAGGAGCCCTGGACGGCCGAGCCCGCGCTCGCGGGCACCGTGCTGCACGAGCGCTTGATGGCCGCGTTGTCCACCCGCGAGGGGGGACGCTTCCTGGCGGAGCTGCCCTCGCGTGTCTGGCTGGACGTCAACGTCCGCGTGGTGGGCGAGGAAACGTGGGTGCTCGCCGCCGACATCACCCGGAGGCAGCGCGCGGAGAGCGAGGTGGCCAGGACCGAGGAGCGCTTCCGTCAGCTCGGCGAGCGCTTCCAGGTGGCGCTGGACTCCGCGCAGATGGCCGTCTGGGAGACCAACGTCGCCACCGGCCAGGTGTTCCGCTCGGAGGGACATGACCGCCTCTACGGCTATCCCCATCCGCTGGCGGAGTGGACCCACGAGCGGTTCATCGAGTCGCTCCACCCCGACGACCGCCCGGCCGTGCAGACGCAACTGAAGGACATCGCCGCGGGCAGGACGGACGCGTACGTCTCCACGTACAGGACGCACTGGCCGGATGGCTCCTGGCACTGGCTCACCAGCCGCGCGCGGGTGCTGCGCGACGCGACGGGCAAGGTGATGGTGGTGCGCGGCGCGCTCCTGGACATCACCGCGCTGAAGGAGACGGAGTTCGCGCTGCAGGAGGCGGTGCGCACGCGCGACGACTTCCTCTCGCTGGCGAGCCACGAGCTGCGCACGCCGCTGACGTCCCTGCGGCTGCAGGCCCAGCTGCTGCGGAGGCTCGCCGAGGGCAACGCGCAGGAGACGCTCGGCTCGCCCAAGGTCCAGGCGAAGCTGGACGCCACCGAGCGCCAGCTGCGCAGGCTGGGCGCGCTCGTGGACAACCTGCTCGACGTCAGCCGCATCCGCACGGGCAAGCTGGACTTCCACTTCTCCGACGGAGACCTGGCCGCCGTCGTGGCGGACCTGGTGGCGCGCTTCGGGGACGAGGCCCGGCACACCGGCGTGCCGCTGAGCGCGAAGGTGGACGGGCCGATGGAGGGCCGCTTCGACCGACTGCGCATGGAACAGGTGGTGAGCAACCTCTTGTCCAATGCCCTGCGCTACGGCGCGGGCAACCCCGTGTCGCTGTCGCTCACGCGGCACGGTGACAAGGCGAAGCTGACGGTGTGCGACAGCGGCCCGGGGGTGCCGGTGAAGGACCGCGAGCGCATCTTCGAGCGCTTCACGCAGGGCGACAACGCGCGGCGACAGGGCGGAATGGGCCTGGGCCTC